The window TGACGGTTATTATAACAGAATAGAAAAAGAATTCTACGGCTTTAAAACGGTAAGAAGTAAAAACGCAATAGGTACGGAAACGGAAACCGAATACTATATCGACTCTTACTACCGCAAAGGCATGGTAAAAAAAGAGACTATAAAAAACGGAAACCAAGTATACTCAATAAAAGAATACGAGGTAGACACAGCTCCGCATGCGAGAATAAAAAAAGAAGTAAACACCGTACGGGAAGGGTACAGTGAAATAAAAACTGAAAGCGAATACGAGTACGACAAATACGGCAACGTTACAAAACTCTATGATAAGGGAGACGTAACAAACACAAACGACGACATCATAGCCGAGATAACGTACTGGAAAGGCGGAAACCGAGAAACATACTTTAAAGCACACCCTGAAAAAATACAAGTCTTACACGGAAAGACGGGAACTCTCTTACGCAAACGGGAAGGAAGCTATGATGCAAGAACCGGCGCCTTAACCGAACTAAAACAATACACAACGCAGTCGGCGTATCTATTACACCGCATAGAATGGACGGATGAAGGAAACATAAAAGCGCTAACAGGCCCGACCGGAAAGCGAAGTGAATACAAATACCTTGACGGTATATACCCGATTGAAATAAAAGAGGTAAGCTCTAAAGGAGAAGCGCCTTACATAAGCGAAATAGAATGGGACAGCGTCTTAGGCGTAAAGCTAAAAGAAACAGATAGTGCAAACAACACCATGAGTTATAAATATGACAACTTTGGAAGAGTAACCGAGGTGAGAAGTCCCTACGATTATGAAAGAGATAAAAACAACGGAAAAATAATCAAAGCCGGAGAAACCCCTTATGCAAAATATGAATATCACACACCGGCCGATTCCTTTTGGTACACCGTAACCGAAAACAAAATAAGCACCGAAGCCGAAGACAGCGGTGTAATGAAGACGATTGTAATTCACGACGGTCTGGGACGCATAAGCTACACAGCCAAAGAAGGAGAAGTGTACATTGACGGAACGAATGATCAAACCCAAACGGGCTGGAACATCTCAAGTGTAATCAACTACGACAAGGCAGGACGAAAGAGTGAAGAAGGAATGCCCTTCTTTTACGGAGGGAACTTAGAACAAGAACTGGTAAATAAAAACTCTTATCAAGCCCTTGAATCTTTTTACGAACTAAATAATTTTACAACGATAAGAAACGGAACAAAATACGAATATGACGACATTGACCGAAATATCCTAACCACGCTTCCAGATGGCCACACACAAAAAACGGAATACTCGATAGACTCTTCTTTACAAATAACAAAGGCAACCGACCCGAAAGAAAACATAAGCATAAGCAAAAAAGATGCACGGGGAAACATACGGGAAGTAGAACGCTTAGATAAAAATAATAGCCTCCTTACAAAGGCAAGATACGAATATTCGGTGTTAGGAGAAATGCTAAAAGCCTACGATGCTAAAGACAACTTATTGGCGGTAAACTATGATATGTTAGGACGGCGAATAAGTTTAGAAAGCAAGGACACCGGCAAAAAAGAATGGATATATGATGATAAGGGCCGGCTTTACGCAGAAACGGACTCAGTATTAAAAAACAAAGCTGCCGAAATAAGATATGAATACGACGGCTTTGACCGCATAATAAAGACAGACTATCCTTTTAGCCAAGACATAGAATATAAATACGGAGCGCCGGGACAAAAAGGAGCAGGGCAAGTAGTCTACAAAAAAGATGAGACGGGAGAAACGCATTATAGTTACGGAAACTTAAACGAGGTAATAAAAGAAACAAGAACGATAAACCGCTATGGAGCGGGAACTAATCCTGAAACTGCAAGCTTTGAATACCGCTCGGACTACCTTGGCCGAATGCAGAGTATGAAATACCCTGACGGAGAAACCATAACCTACACCTACGATAAAGGCGGACAGCTCAAGGGAGTGAGCGGAGCAAAAACTACAAACAAGGGTAGTATAAAATACTCCTACGTCGATAAAATCCTATATGACGAACACGCACAAAGAGTATATATAAAGTATGGAAACGGCGTAGAAACACGGTACAAATATGATGAAAAACGAAGATGGCTTGATACAATAGAAACAAAGAATAACCAAACTCAGGATATCTTCCAAAAAATAAAGTACTCATTTGACCCTGTAGGAAACGTACGAGGTTATAATAACGACGCAACTACCTACGAAACACAACAAACATATTCTTATGACAACTTGTACCAACTGATAAGCGTAGAAGGAACAAGCAACCAATACAAGGGTAAAAAAAGCTTCGGCATGACACCCGTAAGCATTGCAAAATACAGACAAACCTTTGCCTTTGACGCCATAGGCAACATGACCAATAAGCTAAGTACTACCAACATACCCGGTTCCCAAGGAAACTCGTATCCCAAAGCAGAACTTGATTACAGCCTCGACTACGAATACGATCCGGCTTACGCTCATCGACTAATCCATGCAGGCACCCGATACTACCGATACGACGCAAACGGCAACATAACGGCAGAAAAAGACGGACCATTTACGGATGAAGAAGAATTTACCTTTACATACTCCTATTTTGAAAATGAAGACGTCTACGGTGCCGATTACGGCTTCGGCCTTGATGCTCCGAAAGAAACCGAACAGGCAAACCCGCAAGACCTCTTTGCTTACAGGCGCAACTACACCTGGAACGAGCGTAACCTCTTAACCAAATCAAGCGACCGCAACTTTACCGTCCACTACCGCTATGGAGACGACGGGCAAAGAGCACTAAAATACACCGACGAGGGAAGAAGTGAAACCTTATACTTCAATAATTTCTTTACGATACACATACCCACACAAGATCAGAATAACCCGCAAGGTTTACGGGTGCACAAGCATATCTTTGTCGGTAACTCACGTCTTGTAACGGCAATGACACATACGGATAACCACGGCGACAATGAAGAACAAAAAGCAAAAAGATATTACTACCACAGTGACCATTTGGGAAGTGCACAATTTGTAACAGACTGGAAAGGCAGACAGTATGAGCATATTGAATACACACCCTACGGAGAGCTATGGATTGAAGAAGTTGCTGCAGGCTTAGATAAACTTCCCTTTAGGTTTACGGGGAAAGAGCTGGATGAGGAGACGGGGCTTTATTATTATGGAGCTAGGTATCTTGACCCGAAGTATAGTAGATGGCTGTCAGGAGATCCAGCACTGGGTGAGTATATTCCGCAAGCTCCGGTAAATGACGAAGCTAAAAAGCACAACGAGAACCTGCCGGGCATGGGCGGGGTATTTAATGTTGTAAACTTACATGTGTATCATTATGCGGGGAATAATCCGGTGAAATATACGGATCCGGATGGGAAAATAACATGGAATAGAGCTGAGGATGGAGATATTCATTATAATAGTTTATATAATCCTGATCTTAGAAATTGTTATGCAGTATTTTCTATAAATACTGAACATTATAGGGCAACAAGAGAGACAAATACTATAAAAAATCACTCTTATAGTTTATCAGGAACAAAAGATATCATAGAAATTAGACAAGGAGGTATTGAGGCGCAAACTATAACTACAGTTACTTTGAAACGATTTAATATAAATCTTGATGGCAAGAATTATGATGTATTTAAAATGGAAGGTGAATCTAATATTAGATTACTTTTTATATCAAATACTAAACACTTAAAATCTTCATTTTTTGCTAACGATCCACTAGGTGATGATAAATCAATATATAATGGTTTTTATAACTTAAATAATTTTATAGATTTTCTTAAAGGAGAAGATGCAAACAAATTAGCTTTTGCTGCTATAAGTTTTGGGTTGGCCTTTTTTCTAAATCCTGTTGAAGCTAATTTTACAGATGGATTATTTAATCATTTATCTTCAAAAGCAGAGGGGCAAGTTCCGACAACTTCCGGTATAGATAAGGATACGTTGGATTTACTCAGTCAAATAATTGAGGAGTATGAGAGATAATATATGTATAAAAATATAAAAAAAGAATTATTCCTTTTAATTATAATGCTCATTATATTTATCTTGTTTATTATGAGCAGATGTGAAGTCAATGAAAATGCGGTATATGTAAAATTATTATCTGAGGACACTTATTTTGATTTTAAGGAGCATATAGCACCAAAAGAAATTATAAATGAATTTAAAAGGATAAAAGGAAATTCATTAATTCCATCATTTATACACTGTATTGCAGAATCCTCTGATTGTTTACTGTATGAAGATGAAAGTAATATTTTTCATATTATAAAAATAGAAAATGGACAGCTTCAAGATTCTTTGTATAAACCAAAATTTGAATATACTATAGACGGAACTTATATATATTTTGTCTTTGAAGATGAATTTCTTAATTATGTTGATAGAATTTTAATGTGTTTAAAACTAAATGGACAAAAAGCGGGGCTTTATCCTATTCCTATCAGTACGATTATTTTAAAATGTGAAGCAATTATTCAAATCGAAAAATTGTCAGGATCAACTTTGGAAAATATTGATTTTGAAATTGCATATACCCATTATTATGGGGAAAATTGGACTTTGCCTTTCAAAGATTTATATAAGAAGGAGTAAGATTATTTTTGTAACCAATTAGTGAAATATATCATACAGTCAACTTAAATGTTTATCACTGAATAGATTCCTTTGTGTTTTGATAATATTTTACAAAATTATTGAGTTAACATAAACTATGAAACTAAAACCTTGTATTTATTCACAACCTAACTATCTCACTTCTCGGACAGCGATTGAAGCAGAAATCCTTTTTGCGGTGTGTTTAAGCAAAAAGCAAGCTCTGACCGGAGGGAAGAGCCTTGCCTGTGAAGACAAATGCAGCAAAAAGATTGGAGCGGAAAGCGCGGTGTTCAATTTTGTTTTCTTCGTAATGCTAAAAAACAAAATTGAGCAGTCCGCCAAAACAAACTCATTACTAGACAGCCCCACTGACATGCCTTTTGGAAATAGGTGGAGCAGATACAAGGAGCCTAGTAAAAATAAAGCGGAGGCGTATCGGGTATACGTCGAGCATTTATTTTTACGTAGCGACGCAGGAGATGCCCGCATATTTTCAAAAGAGGTAATTCACGACGGTCTGGGAAGAATAAGCTACACAGCCAAAGAAGGAGAAGTGTACATTGACGGAACGAATGATCAAACCCAAACGGGCTGGAACATCTCAAGTGTAATCAACTACGACAAGGCAGGACGAAAGAGTGAAGAAGGAATGCCCTTCTTTTACGGAGGGAACTTAGAACAAGAACTGGTAAATAAAAACTCTTATCAAGCCCTTGAATCTTTTTACGAACTAAATAATTTTACAACGATAAGAAACGGAACAAAATACGAATATGACGACATTGACCGAAATATCCTAACCACGCTTCCAGATGGCCACACACAAAAAACGGAATACTCGATAGACTCTTCTTTACAAATAACAAAGGCAACCGACCCGAAAGAAAACATAAGCATAAGCAAAAAAGATGCACGGGGAAACATACGGGAAGTAGAACGCTTAGATAAAAATAATAGCCTCCTTACAAAGGCAAGATACGAATATTCGGTGTTAGGAGAAATGCTAAAAGCCTACGATGCTAAAGACAACTTATTGGCGGTAAACTATGATATGTTAGGACGGCGAATAAGTTTAGAAAGCAAGGACACAGGCAAAAAAGAATGGATATATGATGATAAGGGCCGGCTTTACGCAGAAACGGACTCAGTATTAAAAAACAAAGCTGCCGAAATAAGATATGAATACGACGGCTTTGACCGCATAATAAAGACAGACTATCCTTTTAGCCAAGACATAGAATATAAATACGGAGCGCCGGGACAAAAAGGAGCAGGGCAAGTAGTCTACAAAAAAGATGAGACGGGAGAAACGCATTATAGTTACGGAAACTTAAACGAGGTAATAAAAGAAACAAGAACGATAAACCGCTATGGAGCGGGAACTAATCCTGAAACTGCAAGCTTTGAATACCGCTCGGACTACCTTGGCCGAATGCAGAGTATGAAATACCCTGACGGAGAAACCATAACCTACACCTACGATAAAGGCGGACAGCTCAAGGGAGTGAGCGGAGCAAAAACTACAAACAAGGGTAGTATAAAATACTCCTACGTCGATAAAATCCTATATGACGAACACGCACAAAGAGTATATATAAAGTATGGAAACGGCGTAGAAACACGGTACAAATATGATGAAAAACGAAGATGGCTTGATACAATAGAAACAAAGAATAACCAAACTCAGGATATCTTCCAAAAAATAAAGTACTCATTTGACCCTGTAGGAAACGTACGAGGTTATAATAACGACGCAACTACCTACGAAACACAACAAACATATTCTTATGACAACTTGTACCAACTGATAAGCGTAGAAGGAACAAGCAACCAATACAAGGGTAAAAAGAGCTTCGGAGCAACGCCGGTAAGTATTGCAAAATATAAACAAACCTTTAGCTTTGACAATATAGGCAACATGACCAATAAGCTAAGTACTACCAACATACCCGGTTCCCAAGGAAACTCGTATCCCAAAGCAGAACTTGATTACAGCCTCGACTACGAATACGATCCGGCTTACGCTCATCGACTAATCCATGCAGGCACCCGATACTACCGCTACGACGCGAACGGCAACATAACGGCAGAAAAAGACGGACCTTTTACGGATGAAGAAGAATTTACCTTTACCTACTCATATTTTGAAAATGAAGACGTCTACGGTACCGACTACGGCTTCGGCCTTGACGCTCCGAAAGAAACCGAGCAGACAAACCCGCAAGACCTCTTTGCTTACAGGCGTAACTACACATGGAATGAGCGTAACTTATTAACAAAATCAAGCGACCGCAACTTTACCGTACACTACCGCTACGGAGACGATGGACAGAGGGCACTTAAGTATACCGATGAGGGAAGAAGCGAAACCTTATACTTCAATAACTTTTTCACGATACATATCCCGACGCAAGATCAAAACAACCCGCAAGGCTTAAGGGTGCATAAACATATCTTTGTCGGTAACAGCCGCCTTGTAACGGCAATGACACATACCGATAACAGTGGAGACAACGAAGAACAAAAAGCAAAACGGTACTACTATCATTCAGATCACCTCGGCAGTGCACAGTTCGTAACAGACTGGAAAGGTAGGCAGTATGAACATATAGAGTATACACCCTACGGAGAACTATGGATAGAGGAAGTTGCCGCAGGGCTGGATAAACTGCCCTTTAGGTTTACGGGAAAAGAGCTTGACGAGGAGACGGGACTGTACTACTACGGTGCGAGGTATCTTGATCCGAAGTATTCAAGGTGGTTAAGCGGGGATCCGGCATTAGGTGAGTATATACCGCAAGCGCCGGTAAATGACGAAGCCAAAAAGCACAACGAGAACTTACCCGGAATAGGCGGAGTGTTTAATACCGTAAATCTTCACGTTTATCATTATGCGGGGAATAATCCGGTAAAGTATGTGGACCCAACAGGCCGTACGACAGAAGATGGTGCTGAAGTTACTGTTATAATTTATTACAATAGAAAAGATCAAATAGCTTTTAAAAAAGCTGCTGAAACCGCAGCTAAGTCTTATTCAAATCAAGATAATACCTATTTGATTGAGGTTTATACTGCCGATGAGTTTAAATCTCAATGGAGTTGGCTGAATGTTTATTTTGAAGTAAATAATATAGAAGTTGACAATATGGAGATTTTTTGTCATGGAGATGCTGAGAATTTATACTTTAAAGGAGGTAATTTATCTGTCAGTGATGTAAGTTTTTTAGATGATTTTTCTTTTTCAAAAAATGCTCAAATGATACTACATTCCTGTAACAGTGGGTCTTCTGATTCTGGAATATCACAAGCTTTTGCAAATAAGGAAAATATTACAGTATCTGGACAAACCGGATATGCTAACTTTTCCTCTGCATTTGAAAAATTTAGATTTATTTTTTTTGCTTCTTCAATTTATTTGGAAGCTTATAACAGAACAAAAAATAATCCTAAGGGAGATGGTACAAGACTTCCAAGAAGGAATTATCGAAAGGAATAAATTATGACTATTTTTTTTAGAGTATTAGGCATATTATATATTTTAGGATGTTTAGTATTATTTTTTTATTGCTTTGTCTTTACAGGTTTATCAAATCATTCATCATATAATATAACCTGTTATATTATATGTTATGGATTGCTGGGATTTATACTAGGACTTATATTAATTTTTTTCAGTTCAGAAAGAAAAATTAGTATTCTTTTATTTGCAATTATAATTTTAATTTTTGCAGGTGTTTCTAATGTTTTTAACATTATGATCAGTTATGATGAATGGCTTAGGCGTGGAATGCCTGAAAAATATACATTTTTATTTTCAAAATGAATATTTTGTAAAAGAGACTGGAATAATATTAAAAATGAAAACTAAAGGTGTATCGGGTCAAAAATCATAATAAAATTGAGGAGTAAGATTATGAAAAAATTTGGAATATGCATTGTAATATTGACTATAATATTCACAGTTTTGGATAGAATGAATAAATATTGGGAGTGTGAGAATTTCATTTTTAATACTACAATGATTATGAATGGTAATTATTATTTAGTTACTAAGGAAGATATGAAAATTGTTGAGGTGTCTGCTTTACAGTGGTATTATACAAATTCTATAGCTTCTATTTTATTAGTGTTATGGATTTTAACAGGCTTATTGTTTTTATATGTGATGGGACGCCATGTCTTGCCTTATTTTTGGTATAAAAAATACGATCATATGTTTGATGAAACTTGATTTTTGTGTGCTTTTAGAATAAACATTTTGGCTATATATTATTGTAAATGATGGATGGAAAAGGGAATGCACAAGTTGAAGAGAATCTTAAAGATTTCCAGTAATACCAGTAAAATAGGTGGGGTGTATGCTTAAACTTGATATTGCAATTGTAGTAAGACATCCGATACTGCCTGCTCGTGATATAACACTTATTTTTGATATTAAAGCAGCTGCTGAACACTCTGTTAATGAAGTACGAGTTTCAGCCTCCGGTAAAAAATGCGGAATTTTCAGGGAATCTTATGTTCGCTATGATGTTGTTCCTGAAATACTAAAGGGGAATAATCATGATATTATCATTCATGATTTGAATACATATTTTAAATCGAAAGTGAAGGATAGACAAAAACTTGAATCATTTTTGCAAAGCGGCGGGAATATAACCTATGAAGTTTATCTGGATAAAATACATGATGAAAATATATTTGAATTGTCTCCATGGATTTTAGATGAATGTGCTGATTTAGGTATACCATTATGTTTGAGTATGTTGATGGCGAGTGAAAATATAGTCTCTAAAAATACAGATTATAAGGCTCTGGATTTTATAACCGTTTCCATTGAACAGCCAATACCAAATAATGGGGTAGTTTATTATGCACATGAGTTCCTTTTAACTGAGGATACTTATTTAAAGAATGAAATTAATATGGCTATTAGTTTTTATAAAAGACATATTGTTGATATGTGTCTATCTATAAAAGAAAAGGTATGGTGTAAAATAACATTATGTCTAAAGACTTATTATCATTACGCTTTTGAACTTTCTTCCGAGATATGTAAGATGTGTGCTGAGTTGAATATTGGAGTCATGGTATGTTTTTAATTAATTTATGCAACAGGGAAAGCGGTATTAACTACCTGCGGAGAACTATGGACTTCTAAGTTAGAAAGTTGTGTGCTGTTTTGCCGACACTTGCTTATTTTTATATTTTATGCAATAATAAAAACTATAAGAAAGCTTCGGGATTCTTAAGGGCAAGGTGCTTGCTCCGCCCTTTTAAACAGCAGTTTTGAAGATAGGAGAGGCATAGGGAAGGGTAACAACCAACAACATTTCGAGGTAAAGAAATTTTTATCTGCAAAAGTGTCTTTCCTTCCCTTTAAATATGTGGATCCGGATGGAAAAAAACATTTGATGATAGGTGTTGGAGAATTTTCTAATGATCCAATAACAGAAAATGCATTAAGGAGGCAATTGAAGTATAATGAAAGGCTTACACATTGATAATAAAATATTTTTAAAAAAGATAATGCAACTATTCCTGTAGTTAGTGAGTAATTGGTGAATATGAGTTGCAAGATAATTATTGAACGTGCTGAAATAGTAAATGGTTACTCTAAACAGTTATTAAATATTGCAAAAATAAAACACATTAATTTAGATGTTTTTTTTCAAGCCTATAAAGGTATTGAGGGGATTGTAGTGGATAGAGAAAGTATTTACTCTAACTGTATTTGTGTAGATCAAAACCATAATATAAATAATAAATGTTATGGTTTTGATGTAGGAATTCTTGATATTGATTATTATTCCTTTTCTTCAATATACAATGAGATAATTTTTTCCTCATATGATTTTTTTTATAAATACAAAGAGAATCTTAATAATTTTTTTCTTTTTCCGACATATTATGAGGCTTCTCAATTTTTAAACTTCCATAAGCAAATATATGAAGAAGGAAATGATGTTGAACATACGGATTTACTTAGTATTTATAGGATATTAAAATAAATTGTATAAATAGTTGAAATATGATATTATGTGAGAAAATAAAAAACTTGGAGGAAAGAGTAACAGGTAATTGATAAAACTGTTGAGGAAAATAGATAAAACTATGAAAACAAAACGTTGTCTTTATCCACAGCCTAACTCTCTCACCCCCCGGACTGCGATTGGAAGGGAGCAAAAGCAATTTGTCAAAATTGCTTTTGCTGTACATCTTTCCGCAGTAATTCCTGCGGAAAGATACCGAAGCGATAGCGGAGCCCTGAAAAGCGCGGTGTTCAATTTTGTTTTCTCCGTAATGCTAAAAAACAAAATTGAGCAGTCCGCCAAAATAAAGTTATTAATAAACCTCCCCACTGACAGGACTTTTGGAAATAGGTGGAGCAGATACAAGGAGCCTAGTAAAAATAAAGCGGAGGCGTATCGGGTATACGTCGAGCTCATTTTACGTAGCGACGCAGGAGGTGCCCGCCATTTCAAAAGAAATGACGCACACCGATAACCAAGGCGACAACGAAGAACAAAAAGCAAAGCGGTATTACTACCATAGTGACCACTTAGGCAGTGCACAGTTTGTAACCGACTGGAAAGGCAGACAGTACGAGAACATTGAATACACACCGTACGGAGAACTGTGGACTTACAAGTCAAAAACTGCTATGCTGTTTTTGACGACGTATAATAATTTCCTTGCAAAGCAGCCCTCAGGGCTGATTGAAGAAGTTGCTGCAGGGCTGGATAAGTTACCGTTCAGATTTACGGGAAAGGAGCTGGATGAGGAGACAGGACTGTATTATTATGGAGCTAGATACCTTGATCCGAAATATTCAAGGTGGCTGAGTGGAGACCCGGCGCTAAATGATTACATGGCAGGCTCTTCTGTTGGTAAAGGCGGTATATATAATACTGTCAACTTTAATGTATACCATTATGGCGGAAATAACCCGATTAAGTATATAGATCCTACGGGAATGTATACAGAAGATGAAATTGAAAATTTTAAAAAAAGCTCTGCTAAAAAACAGCTTGAGTTCTTAAAAAACGAATATGATAGTGTGAAAGTATCTCCTTCAAATCAATTGAGAGGGGAAAAATCCAAAGAAATGAGAACGTTGAAGGATTCAATGAAGCTTGACGGATTATTTAAGGCTGATGAGACTTTTATGAATGAAACATTACATGACTTTTTAAATCTTAAAGAAGATGGAACGATGAATTATAGTCTTGATGAATTAATGAATCCAAATTCTGGATGGTCAGAAGTGTCTAGTATCGAATCCCAATATCATCAAACTAATGCAGAAAAACCGAATTTAAATGCAAAATTTATTCATCAAGATGGGCGGGAAGTGGTTATAAATTCAAAAGAAATGGTCGTATTGGATTATCCTGACAAAGGAACATTTAATTATGTAAACGGATCAATAATTAATCCGCTTACATGGCGGGGGCACTCATTATACGATATAAAACCATACGAAAAATTGATAACGCATAATGTTCTTATTACTAGTAACAAATCTTATTGGTTTGGTTATAATACTAGCTGTTGGATAAAGAATAAATGAGGATAGCATGAAAATAATTATTGGTATATTTCTATTGGTTGCGGTATGTGTTATAGGCATTTATAGTTTTATAAATGGCGGTCTGTTTGCAGATATCTTATATCCTAAAACGAGTTTTGGTTTTTATTGCTTGGATGCAAAACCTCCATCGGCGGTTGACCAAAGATTAGCGTTTGGCGATAAATATCCTCAGGCCTTTAATTTATATTTTAGCCCGCCAGGAAATATTCTTACTTTGCGGGTGGTCAAAACAGCTATCCAGTTTGACTTATTTGTAAAAAAACCATATACAATATTGAAAATAAATGAAATGAGAGTTTTGTTCAATGATGGAAAGACTATTAAGACTTTATGCAAGAATAAAGTATACACTTTTAAAGATTCATATTATGAGACCCTTAATGGATGGTATTTTTTACGAGAGTTTGCTGATCCTTTAGCCACTATAAAATTAGGTAATGTATTTATGGATAAAAAAGCGGGTGATGAATTTAATTGTGTAATTGAAATTCAATACTCCCTTGATAATGAACCTGTGCAAATACAAAAACTGAATTATCGTGTGGTTGCTGTAAAAGGTAAATTTCAAGATATATATTTGCCATAATGGTGTAATAGATATAATTATTTGAAGAAATTATGATTTTTTTTTATTATTGTAAATATTTTAAATATCTCATCTTTCGAACAGCGATTGAAAGCGACGGCGGAGCCTTGAAAAGTGCGGTGCTCAATTTTGTTTTCTTCATAATACTAAAAAACAAAATTGAGCAGTTCGCCAAAAGAAGATTATTACTAAATTTTTGGTATAAAAAATACGATCATATATTTGATGAAACTTGATTTTTGTGTGCTGTTAGAATAAACAGTTTGTCTATGGGTGCCTACGCTTGTTTATTTTTATATTTTGTGCAATAATAAAAACTATAAGAAAGCTTTGGGATTCTTAAGGGTAAGATGCTTGCTCCGCCCTTTTAAACAGCAGTTTTGAAGATTGGTATGGCTTTAGGCAAAGCTGGAAGTCATTATTTTGAATATGCAGAATCAGCTTTCAAACGTGCAAAACTTGTTCCCAGAAGTATTGCTGATACTATAAAAACTTCTTATGAAGAATATAAGCAATGGTGTGAAAAAATAAAAATTTGGAGGAAAAATAAATGCCAAGGTATATAGATAATTTTTTTATAATTTTGTCGTTTTTGCCTGGACTTTATTGGATCATATTATATATTCTTTTATTGTTATATGTAATTGCTTCATGGTTAGGAAGATTGAATAGAAAAATGAAAACTATTATATTTAGTAGTCTAGCAGTTGATACATGGTTTCATATTTTTAGATATACAATACTACCTTCAATAATATTAATTATTTTTACGATAATTTTAGGTAAAAGGATGTATTATGGTAATATGGATTATCGTTATGGTTCTAT of the Treponema denticola ATCC 35405 genome contains:
- a CDS encoding RHS repeat domain-containing protein — encoded protein: MKLKPCIYSQPNYLTSRTAIEAEILFAVCLSKKQALTGGKSLACEDKCSKKIGAESAVFNFVFFVMLKNKIEQSAKTNSLLDSPTDMPFGNRWSRYKEPSKNKAEAYRVYVEHLFLRSDAGDARIFSKEVIHDGLGRISYTAKEGEVYIDGTNDQTQTGWNISSVINYDKAGRKSEEGMPFFYGGNLEQELVNKNSYQALESFYELNNFTTIRNGTKYEYDDIDRNILTTLPDGHTQKTEYSIDSSLQITKATDPKENISISKKDARGNIREVERLDKNNSLLTKARYEYSVLGEMLKAYDAKDNLLAVNYDMLGRRISLESKDTGKKEWIYDDKGRLYAETDSVLKNKAAEIRYEYDGFDRIIKTDYPFSQDIEYKYGAPGQKGAGQVVYKKDETGETHYSYGNLNEVIKETRTINRYGAGTNPETASFEYRSDYLGRMQSMKYPDGETITYTYDKGGQLKGVSGAKTTNKGSIKYSYVDKILYDEHAQRVYIKYGNGVETRYKYDEKRRWLDTIETKNNQTQDIFQKIKYSFDPVGNVRGYNNDATTYETQQTYSYDNLYQLISVEGTSNQYKGKKSFGATPVSIAKYKQTFSFDNIGNMTNKLSTTNIPGSQGNSYPKAELDYSLDYEYDPAYAHRLIHAGTRYYRYDANGNITAEKDGPFTDEEEFTFTYSYFENEDVYGTDYGFGLDAPKETEQTNPQDLFAYRRNYTWNERNLLTKSSDRNFTVHYRYGDDGQRALKYTDEGRSETLYFNNFFTIHIPTQDQNNPQGLRVHKHIFVGNSRLVTAMTHTDNSGDNEEQKAKRYYYHSDHLGSAQFVTDWKGRQYEHIEYTPYGELWIEEVAAGLDKLPFRFTGKELDEETGLYYYGARYLDPKYSRWLSGDPALGEYIPQAPVNDEAKKHNENLPGIGGVFNTVNLHVYHYAGNNPVKYVDPTGRTTEDGAEVTVIIYYNRKDQIAFKKAAETAAKSYSNQDNTYLIEVYTADEFKSQWSWLNVYFEVNNIEVDNMEIFCHGDAENLYFKGGNLSVSDVSFLDDFSFSKNAQMILHSCNSGSSDSGISQAFANKENITVSGQTGYANFSSAFEKFRFIFFASSIYLEAYNRTKNNPKGDGTRLPRRNYRKE
- a CDS encoding RHS repeat domain-containing protein, with product MEIGGADTRSLVKIKRRRIGYTSSSFYVATQEVPAISKEMTHTDNQGDNEEQKAKRYYYHSDHLGSAQFVTDWKGRQYENIEYTPYGELWTYKSKTAMLFLTTYNNFLAKQPSGLIEEVAAGLDKLPFRFTGKELDEETGLYYYGARYLDPKYSRWLSGDPALNDYMAGSSVGKGGIYNTVNFNVYHYGGNNPIKYIDPTGMYTEDEIENFKKSSAKKQLEFLKNEYDSVKVSPSNQLRGEKSKEMRTLKDSMKLDGLFKADETFMNETLHDFLNLKEDGTMNYSLDELMNPNSGWSEVSSIESQYHQTNAEKPNLNAKFIHQDGREVVINSKEMVVLDYPDKGTFNYVNGSIINPLTWRGHSLYDIKPYEKLITHNVLITSNKSYWFGYNTSCWIKNK